The stretch of DNA GCTATTAACtgttttataagttattttagaGAGTTTTTAGAAATAAGTTGAAAGCAGCATATAAATATGTTATCAGTAGTTTTCACAAATATGTTATCAGTAGTTTTCACAAGTTTTTCCAAataatcttataaatatttatattaataaataaacttcaataaattaatttgaatattttaaaaatactacaCGATAAAAGGCCCTAACTTAAGTGTTTGTCTTATAAAAAACATAGGAATGAAGTTAATAGTtattaaatgattattttaataatattttattgaggAGTTTTTCTTAGCATGTTCGAAAGACGTGCATTTATGTATTATTCCTTTGTTTTAGTGggttattttcaaaatttgtataAGAAAGAAAAGCAAGGGAGAGATAAATATAGAGGTATAGTGTCACACTCTCAATTTTGATATTCAAATAACACACTGACACCTAAATTTGATATGTACAACCGATTATGGTTGTTTTTGGtgaataaatagataaaagatGTCTAATTTCTAATAGAATGATACTTAAGCTTAAGACATATTATCGATTATGATAGCCCATTCCTACACTTGAATTCTGCGTTGGCTAGTTGTAGATCACAAACTCATTGAATAGCATTTAGCAAGCCTAAAACTCCTCCTCTTCCATCAACCAAAAAGGTACAATCACATGATTTTAACAAGCCCATAACAACTTTCATCATCCCTTATACACATGTCAATAGTGACACGTTTGAGAGCAGAAGGGAAAGATTCATCAAGATTACACATATTTTTCATAAACCAGTCTACAATAGAAATTAGAAATAGAGAGGTTCTCAACTCGTATTATTGTTAGAAGGTTTTAGTTGAGTCACAATCCCCCAAACTTTGATGTATTAGTTTTCCACAAATACCGTCAAGTAACGACCAACGGCGATTTTTTATTATCGTGGAATACTTAATATTCTCTCTAGTGttaaacaaaatattgttattatatatacatTCTTTGatcctatttttatttatatttgagactAAGTAAAATCgaagaaatatttataactacAAAAGACTATAATacaccataaaaaaaaatacttctaTAACCAAAACACCAATAAGTTTCATCATATGAGATATTCATTTGGAGTCTCTTTCACTTTGGAAGATGAAAAATTCTTATTTGATCGTAAACATTTGAACAAACAGAAATATATacaatgatttaattttttcaaaagtaaacattaatttttttgttaatttttttaaatatgtatttctAAATAGTGATTGTGATGATGGAAGACTTGAATATTCCACAAGATACTTGAATCTCCATTAATTCACACAAAAAATGGTAGGTACTTTTAACTCAGTAGtgtaatcatatatatataaagcatTTTCAAATTACAGTTGAAAAGTTTAGTGGTCATGATGTTGAATCCAAGGTATGCAACCACCATCCTCTTCACCTCTCTTCGCACTTCCTCTACAACAACGTTCCTCCTTCTCTACCCTTACACAACCTTCTTCGCTCGTTGCCACCGCAAAAAACTCCACAAACTCCCAACCTTCAACGACGCTGTTTCATCTTTCAACCACATGCTCCACCTCCGCCACCCACCACCCATTCAAGAATTCAACAAACTTCTATCAACAATCGCCAAACTCAAACGCTACAGCGCCGTTGTTTCGCTTTATTCCATGTTGGAGTTTAAGGGAACCGTGAAACCCTCACTTGTCACCATGAGTATATTGATTAATGGTTTTTCTCAATTGGGTCATATGGGTTTTGCTTTTTCAATTGTTGGAAAAATTATCAAGAGTGGTTTTGATTTAGATGTGAAAACACTCACTACTCTTATGAAAGGTTTGTGCTTGAAAGGTAGGGTTTTGGATGCACTTTACTTGCTTGATGATTCTGTTTCTAGAGGGTTTAGATTTGATGAGATTTGTTATGGGACAATTATTAATGGGTTGTGTAAAACTGGTAGAACAAGAGTTGCTATTGAGTTGTTTCCTAAGATGAAGACTCTTAGCGTTTACCCTAATTTGATTATGTATAATACTGTTATTGATGGTCTTTGTAAACAAGGAGATGTAGATGAGGCTTGTGGTTTGTGTTCTGAAATGGTTGCTAATGGTATTGGTCTTGATGTTTATAGTTACAATTCTCTTATTCATGGTTTTTGTTCTGTTGGTCGGTTTGGATCCGCGGCAAAGTTGCTCGATGAAATGGCGGTGAGAGGGAATGTTTATCCTGATGTCTATACCTTTAATATATTGATTGATGGATTGTGTAAACTAGGAATGGTTACTGAAGCTCACAATGTGGTTGCGGTGATGATTAAAAGAGGTCTAAAGCTTGATGTTGTTAGTTACAATGCTTTGATGAATGGTTATTGTCTGTGTAGTAATATGAATGAAGCTGAACAATTGTTTGATAAGATGGTTGAGAGAGGTCATTTGCCTAATGTTATCAGTTATTGTACTTTGATTAATGGATATTGCAAGGTTAAGATGATGGATGAAGCCATGATGCTATTAACAGAAATGCATAAGAAGAATTTAGTTCCTGATACTGTAACTTATAATTGTCTTCTTGATGGTTTATCGAAATCGGGAAGAACATTGTACGAGCAGGACTTGGTTGAGGCCATGCGTGCCAGCGGTGAACCCCCTGATTTAATCACTTACAATACATTGTTAGATCATTATCTCAAACATGAGGAGGACCTTGACAAGGCACTTGCATTGTTTCGGCACATTATTGAAATCGGGTTCTCTCCAAACATACGCACGTACAATATACTTCTTGATGGTCTTTGCAAAAGTGGAAGACTGAAGTCTGCAAAAACGATTTTTCAGCTTCTGTCTGCCAAAGACTGTCAACCCAATATTCGAACATATAACATTATGATCAATGGGCTTTGTAAAGAGGGTTTATTAGATGAAGCAGAGGCCTTACTTTATAAAATGGTAGACAATAATTGCCTTCCCAACTATATAACTTTTGATACCATTGTTCGGGCAGTTTTGGTGAAATAGTTTTAATTGTTGAGGCAAAGAAACTTCTTTCAAGGAATGGTTTGCTGGGAGGTTTTTGGAAAAATTACATGACAATTGACATGGTTAGAATTTTTTTCTtgttcaagttttttgaaactATGAATGATTAGCAGATGTTTGTTTCTTTCATCAAAGAAGTCAGATTAGTCAGTAACCTGCTTCTTCttgaagaattttttattaattatatgtcTTAACTTTCATTTTGATCCTATGTTAGTGATCATGGGTTAGTACtcttgatgaatttttttatcgTGAAACAAATGAAGTAGAAACTGACATGATTGTCCTGCCTACCTTTTGTAACCAAcacttctctctctctctctctctgttcCTATGTCTTTTCTAAAATCTTGTGCTGTATGTTTGCAActagaaaaaagttaaaattcaaatatcttaTATTTAACTCAATCAGTTAGAGCTAGCTTAATGATTTGAGTAGCAATGGTTCTTCCAAGAATCTATTTtgaagtgatttttttttattaaaatcctTTTGGAAAATTAAACCAACAGAAGTATACAAAATGGGGTATGAGTGTGTATAAGAGAAGATTTTGCTCTGTTGGACTAAAATATGGGTTCAGATCCTCTTAACCGGGCTTTTGTACTACAGAAATCTGTATATGGTGTTTTTCcctctattttttttcattaattggaATAATTTGCTCACTTGTGATTCCATTCCCAACAAACAGGTTTAGAAGTTCCAATGGTTGATCTTCACATTTTCTCCTTGAGTTTTTAAATCAGGTATGCTGTACCATTCAAAACTATGATAACTGTTGACGAACTATGAACCAAGAGTTTCCTGGTTAATATATTCTGTGTATTTCTCATGAAAAGACATTTATGTTTTGTGTATCTAACTATTTCATTTTGCTCCTTTTGATTCTAATGAAATTCATTTTGATGATATTCATTTCAAACCAGTAATGAAATTCTTGCCAATGTTGGTTGGCATGGTTGCCACCTTAAATACCCAGAAGAGAAACTTGAATCTCTCACTTCCCCCCAGTTTCAAAATTCACTCACACTTTGCGGCATTTCTAGGGATGTCAATGGGGTAGGGCATGTTAGTATTCCCCCACTCTGTTCTCATATTGCACCCCGTCCCTGATACCCTCCACGGAGAGTTTTTCTCCCCTGCCACAGCCCCTATAGATCCCTGTGAGGATCCAGTCAgcataaaaaaaagtaacaatttatacaaaaaaaaaattagtgcaACTCAACAAACACTGCCAATTATTCATTGTTGCTGTACCATATATCTGCAAAGCAGTAGAAGTATTTTCAAATGCCTTACTAAGGACCATAAATGGGAAATCAGCACAATGGGAAAAATGAAAGAGAAGTGTGTTAAAAGAGCATAAATGGGAAATCAACACTATGATGATTGTGTGTCAAAATCGCAATACTTAACCAATATGTCATAAAGCTGCGACTCAGGggattgaaataaaaagaaagttgCATCAATAATTTGCAAAAACAGTAGAAACATTTTTAAATGCCTTACTCAGAAACATAAATGGGAAATCAGCAAAATGGGAAAAATGAAACTCAAGGTTTAGAGTAGTTATTGCCAAGGGCAACTAGCTTTACCAAGCAGCGGAAATTGCCGCAAGTTCTTTGAAGACGAGGGAAAGCAACAGATCTGCGTTCAAATAACTGCTCACTTGGGAAGATAAATGGGATGTGAACGTGACGGCATTGAAGAGGACACAAACATAAGCAGATACGTGACAGAGCAGGACACAAAAACGAGCATAGACACGATGAAGCAGCAGCGCAGTGGGTCTATTAGGGTTCGATTCTACTTGGATTCGATGTTCTCACAGAAATGTGATGCAACCTGTTGTCTTTTCCATTCTCACGGTAATTACTAATTTCTAAATTCTCACAGTCACTTGAgttgttttttgtttcttttttaaaaaactacaaaaaaaggCACCTTTATAATACTTCTATACAAATATGAGAGTATTCTAATAATCTTCTCGAGGATGAGACCTCGCGTTGAAAAAAACCTTGCCTGTGGGGACCTAAATGGAGCAGTTCCTGCGTAGAGTCTCATGCACTTTTTTTTGCATAGAATCCCCCATTTGTGTATTTATATTGGACCATTTCAGGGTTAAAGTTATTGTCTTTTGAAGCCTGAGGCTCTGTATTCTGCTGTTTGAGACTGCAACATGGAAGCAAACTTTGAAGTTGCGCCTTCTTTGTCAAGCATCTCAAAGGACGATTCTTCATCCAAGGTAAGTTTTTTTGCTGATTTAATCATTTGTCATCACTGAATTTCTTCAGATCAATTAATGGCTCTGCTTGAAATTTAATGATATTGGATTTTGGTTGTGGCTTGTGGGGGTTCAGTTCTTTGATTCCTTTTTCTGATGTCTCCTAGATCCTTTCCCTCTTCCATCTGCTGAATTTATTGAAATAGATAGATTTTGGATattcaattttatgttttagaTCATAAATCAGTTcctttttgttatatatatggaatggaattttaattgtgtGAATTCAATGCTCAAATCCATCCATCAATTATGTTGATTCTTTGATATGTTTGGTAACCTCGTTATCTCATTAGCTGGCGTTTCGTGGGCTTGGGTTCGTTCTCCTTGTTTGTAATATAATTTGGACTTGTACAAGTATTTTTATCAATCAATGTCAGTTCTTCTTGCTGAAGAAAGGAATTGATTTATGTTTGGGTGGGTGGATATGTTACTCAATGACAGATAGCGTTTTGCAATATACTAACTAGTAATCACGGTTTTGTATTTGATGGTATTTCTGGTTTTACTGTTAAAATTGTTGCTTTCCTTATACTGTTACTGATATTTTGTTTTAGGGTTAGTTGTGGGGTTGGATCTCAATGAGGGTGCTCAACTCTTGAGTTCTTCAGTAGGAACATCCCATGGGCAGTAAACTCTGCTGCTCTAGGGTGCCACCCTGTGGTGTACTTCATGCTCCCTGAGCAAGGACTTGGGCCCTGTGTTTGGAGACGTGTAGGATGATGTTGAACAGGTCTTGGGCTTGAGTTTTCTCTGATCAAAAGGGTAGGTGAGGATAATCGTGATGGATCAGGATTGTCAACAAATGATATCATTCAGAGTTTCTGCCAAGTGGAAGCTTTAGGATGCTTTATACCTTAATTGTCCTTGTAGCAAGGGTTCCTCACTCAAGGTTATGGAGGCCTTGGATGGTTACTCTTCCCTAAGCAGGGCCTGAAGCCCAATTGCAAGGGTTGTGGAGTTACCGTCAAAAAGTGTCGGCCTAATCAACCTTACAAAATCATCTTGTAAGGCGAGAGATGACTCTCAACACACCTCCCTCACACACCCAAGATTGAACACTCTAAGTGTGACCCGAGTGCCCCGATAGTAGGTGCTCCAACAGATCTCGGATAAGGTCTGATACCATCTTAGAATTTGGGTTGGGCCTAATTCAACCCCAAAATTCAAGTTTGTAAGGTGAATGATGCCTCATTTGTAAACATTTTTTCAGCCCATATCACATCATTGAGGGACCGCTACTATTTTTTTAGTCTCATGAGAAACCAATGAGATGTTACCTTTTTGATAGATGGGATACTCCAACCAAAACTTAAGACAAAGGAAGGACTGCGGTGGCATGCTTTATGGGGTCCTCTGTGACTTGCAGTATGATGGTAAAAcctattgtaaaaaattaagcAATGTCGGAAAGAGAAACTTGGAATGAAAAAGCTGATTAATATTGTATCTTCGAATGGTTTATGTTTGTTTGTTAGAGATTTTATGTGTATCTGCTTCATCATCACTTAATTGTcagtttatataatttatttatgaatttccTCAACTCCTTTTTGGtggaaaataaaatagagttagaCGATTCATTCTAAAATCACTTGTATTTAATCTCTGAGGAAGCCGGAACATGTTGTAAGTTGAGGCTGTGTAATTTGTGGTTGTAGGGGTAAATCTAAGATGGAAATGGGGGCTACATCATCTGTGGCTGAGGAAATTGCTCCTAAAAATGTGAGTATTTAATTGTTTCTCTCCgtttattctttttgttttaccATCACCAACATAGTTTTTGGTTGTAGTATTAGTTTATAATGGGAATGGGGAAGTCATCTGAGCAAAAACCTCCAGCAATGGAAATTGCTGTGCCAAGagtgatttatttttaagttgaatGGCTTTAAATGCTTGCAACATATCAAACCTTGTATGGTCATGGTTTAGCatttgtttctattttcttcGGTAGTGAAGCCCTTAAGCAGAAGGTTAATTTGCCACTAAGTAATAAAGGATGTCAGCTATATACTAAAACATCATACTCTCTATTTGTAGGTTGGACATTTTAGAGCAAGGAGGAGGGCATCGGTGTTCTATTGTTTAAACTTTTGGATTATGCTTGGTTTTCAACTTTTCAAGGTTTCGGTACATCTGAATATGATTAAATAATGTTTCCATGACATCTTAATTTGATGGAAATGGCATGCAGACTGAAGCCTGGTGTAGGGTGATTTTTTGTGCCGTCAATTAATCAGCTTGACGGAACttaatgttttatgttttgtcaaatgaattttttttaaacttacttttttttttggaaaaattgaaaaactttttaattatttttttattggaagaaatttaatatttttcccgaattttttttgaaatataatagaGAGAGTGAGTAAGGAAGAAGCCACCAAATCATGGAAACAACCGAATCAAAGCAACCTATTACCATCACGTTTTCAATATCTCTCCCCAAAACATGTAAAAAGACCGATTCCCATAAAATAGAGAACCTTATCGAATATACTTATGTTCCTAATGATGTACAAATTGCTGAAACCATACCACCTCTTTTAAGTCCTTATAACATCTTTAAAAGATAAAGATCTTTCACCAGATCTATCAGAAACCTGATCACAACAAGCCGTCGTCATATGAAAGAATATGTACAATCTTCACGACTTGATCAGTGCAGCCTCAGAGCGACAAACCAAGAGCAGTATGTTGATTTAGAGATTCCGCAGAATCTTATAAATCATTGGAAAACTGAAGGATACACATCGTTACACTTTGGAGCTGTTAGATTAATCCTTTCTCTCCATCGAAGGAAAAATCTCCTTGTTTTACGTAAGATAGCGTTGTTAGACTCTAGGTATCTGCACTATGAAAACGCAGTCATCGGGATTGTCCTGACTTCATTACATGCAGGAAGCGCAGTCCTCACTATCTTCCCGAATTACAACGTAAGTCTTAATGACAGTACCTTGTCAACAAGACTAATGGTCCAAGTTCAGATCACCAGAACTGATCAGATCCCAGAAGCCTTGTCTGCAAATCTTCATCACCAAATAATCTATCGACTCCAGAATCATTTGATAGATTTATCAGTCACATGATGTTCTTCGGATTTGTTATTGGTAGTCAccaataaagaagaagaaacaccATCTATTGTCCAAATCCCTAGAAAAATATCGAGAGAAGAAT from Cicer arietinum cultivar CDC Frontier isolate Library 1 chromosome 3, Cicar.CDCFrontier_v2.0, whole genome shotgun sequence encodes:
- the LOC101491639 gene encoding uncharacterized protein, encoding MMLNPRYATTILFTSLRTSSTTTFLLLYPYTTFFARCHRKKLHKLPTFNDAVSSFNHMLHLRHPPPIQEFNKLLSTIAKLKRYSAVVSLYSMLEFKGTVKPSLVTMSILINGFSQLGHMGFAFSIVGKIIKSGFDLDVKTLTTLMKGLCLKGRVLDALYLLDDSVSRGFRFDEICYGTIINGLCKTGRTRVAIELFPKMKTLSVYPNLIMYNTVIDGLCKQGDVDEACGLCSEMVANGIGLDVYSYNSLIHGFCSVGRFGSAAKLLDEMAVRGNVYPDVYTFNILIDGLCKLGMVTEAHNVVAVMIKRGLKLDVVSYNALMNGYCLCSNMNEAEQLFDKMVERGHLPNVISYCTLINGYCKVKMMDEAMMLLTEMHKKNLVPDTVTYNCLLDGLSKSGRTLYEQDLVEAMRASGEPPDLITYNTLLDHYLKHEEDLDKALALFRHIIEIGFSPNIRTYNILLDGLCKSGRLKSAKTIFQLLSAKDCQPNIRTYNIMINGLCKEGLLDEAEALLYKMVDNNCLPNYITFDTIVRAVLVK